The following are from one region of the Prionailurus bengalensis isolate Pbe53 chromosome A2, Fcat_Pben_1.1_paternal_pri, whole genome shotgun sequence genome:
- the GPR85 gene encoding probable G-protein coupled receptor 85 — MANYSHAADNILQNLSPLTAFLKLTSLGFIIGVSVVGNLLISILLVKDKTLHRAPYYFLLDLCCSDILRSAICFPFVFNSVKNGSTWTYGTLTCKVIAFLGVLSCFHTAFMLFCISVTRYLAIAHHRFYTKRLTFWTCLAVICMVWTLSVAMAFPPVLDVGTYSFIREEDQCTFQHRSFRANDSLGFMLLLALILLATQLVYLKLIFFVHDRRKMKPVQFVAAVSQNWTFHGPGASGQAAANWLAGFGRGPTPPTLLGIRQNANTTGRRRLLVLDEFKMEKRISRMFYIMTFLFLTLWGPYLVACYWRVFARGPVVPGGFLTAAVWMSFAQAGINPFVCIFSNRELRRCFSTTLLYCRKSRLPREPYCVI; from the coding sequence ATGGCGAACTATAGCCATGCAGCTGACAACATTTTGCAAAATCTCTCTCCTCTAACAGCCTTTCTGAAACTGACTTCCTTGGGTTTCATAATAGGAGTCAGCGTGGTGGGCAACCTTCTGATCTCCATTTTGCTAGTGAAAGATAAGACCTTGCATAGAGCACCTTACTACTTCCTGTTGGATCTTTGCTGTTCAGATATCCTCAGATCTGCAATTTGTTTCCCATTTGTATTCAACTCGGTCAAAAATGGCTCTACCTGGACTTATGGGACTCTGACTTGCAAAGTGATTGCCTTTCTGGGGGTTTTGTCCTGTTTCCACACTGCTTTCATGCTCTTCTGCATCAGCGTCACCAGATACTTAGCTATCGCCCATCACCGCTTCTATACAAAGAGGCTGACCTTTTGGACGTGTCTGGCTGTGATCTGCATGGTGTGGACTCTGTCTGTGGCCATGGCATTCCCCCCAGTTTTAGATGTGGGCACTTACTCATTCATTAGGGAGGAAGATCAATGTACCTTCCAACACCGCTCCTTCAGGGCTAATGATTCCTTAGGATTTATGCTGCTCCTTGCTCTCATCCTCCTAGCCACACAGCTTGTCTACCTCAAGCTGATATTTTTTGTCCAcgacagaaggaaaatgaagccaGTCCAGTTTGTAGCAGCAGTCAGCCAGAACTGGACTTTTCATGGCCCTGGAGCCAGTGGCCAGGCAGCTGCCAATTGGCTAGCAGGATTTGGAAGGGGTCCCACACCACCCACCTTGCTGGGCATCAGGCAAAATGCAAACACCACGGGCAGAAGAAGGCTCTTGGTCTTAGATGAgttcaaaatggagaaaagaatcaGCAGAATGTTCTATATAATGACTTTTCTCTTCCTAACCTTGTGGGGCCCATACCTGGTGGCCTGTTATTGGAGAGTTTTTGCAAGAGGGCCTGTAGTACCAGGGGGATTTCTAACAGCCGCTGTCTGGATGAGTTTTGCCCAAGCAGGAATCAATCCTTTTGTCTGCATTTTCTCCAACAGGGAGCTGAGGCGCTGTTTCAGCACAACCCTTCTTTACTGCAGAAAATCCAGGTTACCAAGGGAACCTTACTGTGTTATATGA
- the SMIM30 gene encoding small integral membrane protein 30, with the protein MASVSAQLFLVLISLLLVLPVVEAVEAGDAVALLLGVALSITGICACLGVYARKRNGQM; encoded by the coding sequence ATGGCTTCAGTTTCAGCACAGTTGTTCTTGGTCCTCATTTCACTGCTTTTGGTGCTGCCTGTTGTTGAAGCAGTAGAAGCTGGAGATGCAGTCGCTCTCTTGTTAGGTGTGGCTCTCAGCATTACAGGCATTTGTGCTTGTTTGGGGGTATATGCACgaaagagaaatggacaaatgtgA